One stretch of Candidatus Neomarinimicrobiota bacterium DNA includes these proteins:
- a CDS encoding ABC transporter permease: MRQMAPARTYTQIVASQFNKNKLAVISLHIIYVLLFIFIFADFLANDKPIVMHYQGKTYFPIAREYGVNWLGMNWQDEFKSQQFKILEADYAAGDWAIYPPIPYSANEYNLKVKLQPPSMAHPFGTDELGRDVLSQMIHGARVSLLVGFVAVAIYVIIGVFLGALAGFYGGIIDIVIQRLIEIMITFPRMFLIITIVAVMETQSILNIMVILGLTGWTGVARFTRGEFLKVKNEDYVVAAKALGYRDFRTIFRHVLPNTLTPVLVTATFGVAAAILIESGLSFLGFGAPPEQATWGSLLSSARDMLPTGWWLTTFPGLAIFITVTVYNLVGEGLRDALDPRLKQ; encoded by the coding sequence ATGAGGCAGATGGCTCCAGCTCGTACCTACACTCAGATCGTTGCGTCGCAATTCAACAAGAACAAGCTAGCCGTGATCTCTCTGCACATCATTTATGTATTGCTGTTTATATTTATTTTTGCTGATTTTCTGGCCAACGATAAGCCCATTGTCATGCATTATCAGGGGAAGACCTATTTTCCCATCGCTCGTGAATATGGTGTGAATTGGCTGGGTATGAACTGGCAGGATGAATTTAAAAGTCAGCAATTTAAAATATTGGAAGCTGATTATGCGGCAGGGGACTGGGCTATTTATCCGCCGATCCCATACTCGGCCAATGAGTATAATTTGAAGGTTAAGCTTCAACCGCCCAGTATGGCTCATCCTTTTGGTACTGATGAATTGGGTCGGGATGTCCTCTCTCAGATGATCCACGGAGCCAGGGTCAGTCTATTGGTGGGATTTGTAGCAGTGGCGATCTATGTGATTATTGGGGTATTCCTGGGAGCGCTGGCCGGTTTCTACGGTGGTATCATCGATATTGTCATCCAGCGACTGATCGAGATCATGATAACCTTTCCCCGTATGTTCCTGATCATCACCATTGTAGCGGTTATGGAAACCCAGTCCATTCTTAATATCATGGTGATTCTGGGATTAACTGGCTGGACAGGTGTGGCTCGTTTCACACGCGGTGAGTTTCTTAAAGTTAAGAATGAGGATTATGTGGTAGCTGCTAAAGCGCTGGGATACAGGGACTTCAGGACAATATTCCGACACGTTTTACCGAATACTTTGACACCGGTTTTGGTGACAGCAACGTTTGGGGTAGCTGCAGCCATTCTCATTGAATCCGGTTTAAGTTTCCTGGGTTTTGGAGCACCACCTGAACAGGCCACCTGGGGATCACTGTTGAGTAGTGCCCGAGATATGTTGCCTACTGGGTGGTGGTTGACTACTTTCCCGGGTCTGGCGATTTTTATTACAGTAACCGTTTATAATCTGGTAGGTGAGGGATTGCGGGATGCCCTTGATCCTCGGCTTAAACAATGA
- a CDS encoding type II toxin-antitoxin system Phd/YefM family antitoxin produces the protein MKTITPTELRSNIYNLLDEILSTGIPIEVNKGGEKLRIVPIGKVDKLKNLISRDGVINGDSDDLAGVSWEKELSLDLP, from the coding sequence ATGAAGACCATAACGCCAACAGAATTAAGAAGTAATATATACAATCTCCTTGATGAAATTTTGAGTACTGGAATTCCGATTGAAGTAAATAAAGGGGGCGAGAAGCTTAGAATTGTACCGATTGGAAAGGTAGATAAACTAAAGAACCTCATTTCACGGGATGGTGTTATTAATGGTGATTCTGATGATCTCGCTGGTGTCAGTTGGGAAAAAGAGTTAAGTCTTGATTTACCTTGA
- a CDS encoding PIN domain-containing protein — protein MIYLDTHIVVWLYAGEIEKLSKRSIDLINANDPYISAIVRLELQYLYEIERITDTANEIIADLSNRIGLEVCDKNFNDIVMGTLDLSWTRDPFDRIIVANAAVNENLLITRDKNILKNYDLSRW, from the coding sequence TTGATTTACCTTGATACACATATAGTTGTATGGCTGTATGCTGGAGAAATTGAAAAACTGAGTAAGCGATCAATTGATTTGATCAACGCGAATGATCCATATATATCAGCTATAGTGAGACTGGAGTTGCAATATCTATATGAAATTGAGCGTATTACAGATACGGCAAATGAAATTATTGCTGATCTTTCAAATAGAATTGGTCTGGAAGTGTGTGACAAGAATTTCAACGACATCGTTATGGGTACTCTTGATCTGTCCTGGACCCGGGATCCTTTTGATCGTATTATTGTAGCAAATGCCGCAGTGAACGAGAATCTCTTAATAACCAGAGACAAAAACATTCTGAAAAATTATGATCTTTCCAGATGGTAG
- a CDS encoding glutamate mutase L translates to MAGKELKTILATDCGSTTTKAILIELTDQGYRLKTRGEAPTTVEAPFEDVTKGVLNAIMEVEELSGLKILDGDQIIHPMKDKNTGVDVYVSTSSAGGGLQMMVAGVVKAMTGESAERAALGAGSIVMDVLASNDGRLPHQKIERIRQLRPDMILLSGGINGGTVSHVVELAEVLAAANPKPRLGQNYKLPVIYAGNDKAQKNIEDTLGEITDLDIIENIRPVLEIENLGPARDKIHDLFMEHVMAQAPGYKKLMSWTDAPIMPTPGAVGSLIEMVAKKENISVVGVDIGGATTDIFSVFEGQFNRTVSANLGMSYSVCNVLAEATLENVLRWVPINIDEGELTNRIGNKMIRPTTVPQSMEELIIEQAIAREALRLSFIQHKSFAVKLKGVQQERTISDAFDQSDSGETLVNMMDLDLLVGSGGVLSHAPRREQAMRMMIDAFVPEGITQLAVDSIFMMPQLGVMANIENSDMAESARTAAVEVFENDCLIRLGTCLAPIGKTKPGQTLLTAEFDLPETGKQVVELKYGEIIVIPAPYTAIKAKLIPGKNMNIGKGKGEVLNTDIFGGTVGLIFDGRGRPFELSHEKSTRIENLRKWSKATNEYPDTKALGGA, encoded by the coding sequence GTGGCTGGTAAAGAACTCAAGACGATCCTGGCAACTGATTGCGGCTCAACCACAACCAAGGCAATTCTGATCGAATTAACCGACCAGGGATATCGTTTAAAGACAAGAGGGGAAGCTCCTACAACAGTGGAGGCCCCCTTTGAAGATGTGACCAAAGGTGTTTTGAACGCTATTATGGAAGTTGAAGAGCTTTCCGGTCTGAAGATCCTGGATGGTGATCAGATCATTCATCCCATGAAAGACAAGAATACCGGCGTAGATGTATATGTATCGACTTCCTCCGCTGGAGGTGGCCTCCAGATGATGGTTGCCGGTGTGGTTAAAGCCATGACTGGTGAAAGTGCCGAACGAGCTGCTCTGGGTGCTGGATCTATTGTTATGGATGTTCTGGCCTCAAATGATGGTAGACTTCCTCACCAGAAAATAGAACGAATTCGTCAACTGCGTCCGGATATGATTCTGTTGTCAGGTGGAATCAATGGTGGCACTGTTTCCCATGTTGTGGAATTAGCAGAGGTTTTAGCTGCAGCCAATCCTAAACCACGTCTTGGTCAAAATTATAAGTTACCGGTTATTTATGCCGGCAATGATAAAGCTCAGAAGAATATTGAAGATACTCTTGGAGAAATAACTGATCTTGATATCATTGAAAATATTCGTCCCGTACTGGAAATTGAAAATCTGGGACCAGCCCGTGATAAAATTCATGATCTATTCATGGAACATGTCATGGCCCAAGCTCCAGGCTATAAAAAACTGATGTCCTGGACCGATGCACCTATTATGCCCACTCCGGGTGCGGTTGGCTCCTTGATCGAGATGGTTGCCAAGAAAGAAAATATTTCAGTAGTTGGCGTTGATATTGGGGGTGCAACCACTGATATCTTCTCAGTTTTTGAAGGGCAATTCAATCGGACAGTGAGTGCTAACCTGGGCATGAGCTATTCAGTCTGCAATGTCCTGGCTGAAGCAACTCTGGAGAATGTCCTCCGTTGGGTACCCATTAATATTGATGAAGGTGAGCTCACCAATCGTATTGGCAACAAGATGATTCGACCCACCACAGTTCCCCAGTCTATGGAAGAATTGATTATTGAACAGGCCATCGCTCGCGAGGCTTTGCGCTTGTCATTTATCCAGCACAAGTCTTTCGCTGTCAAGCTGAAAGGTGTGCAGCAGGAACGAACCATCTCGGATGCTTTTGATCAATCCGACTCAGGCGAGACCCTGGTCAATATGATGGACCTGGACCTCCTGGTGGGTTCCGGTGGTGTTCTGTCACACGCTCCCCGTCGAGAACAAGCCATGCGGATGATGATCGATGCCTTCGTACCTGAAGGTATCACCCAACTCGCTGTTGATTCGATCTTTATGATGCCCCAATTAGGTGTCATGGCCAATATCGAGAATAGTGATATGGCAGAGAGTGCTCGTACTGCTGCTGTTGAAGTTTTTGAAAATGACTGTTTGATCCGCTTGGGCACCTGTTTGGCTCCCATTGGCAAAACGAAACCGGGCCAGACCTTATTGACAGCTGAGTTTGATCTGCCGGAAACAGGCAAACAAGTTGTGGAATTGAAATACGGTGAGATCATCGTCATCCCAGCTCCATATACTGCTATTAAAGCTAAACTGATTCCTGGTAAGAACATGAATATCGGGAAAGGTAAAGGCGAGGTTTTGAACACTGATATCTTTGGCGGTACGGTAGGCCTGATTTTTGACGGTCGGGGACGTCCTTTCGAACTCAGCCATGAGAAATCAACCAGAATTGAGAATTTGAGGAAATGGTCCAAAGCGACCAATGAATACCCCGATACCAAAGCATTGGGAGGAGCATAG